ccgagtagtcgtttagactcaccgagtccttcaGGATTTGgctctttttcttctttcttcagtTCCCAAGCATCCGATCGTATCttttgcttccttttgcttccaagCATATCTTTTCGACTGAAATTACAATTTAAAcacaattaagtaccttttgtctataaattgcaataaattagccaataaataataaaaatctatactaaatatatagctaaatatgcacatatcaaaataccccccACTTGAGTTTTGCTTACCCCCAAGTAAAACTAAATTTTAGCACACTAAcattacataagacaatcccaattgaacccaaccattatgccaagtcCGCAGCGCATGCATTTGTGTCAAAAAagtttcctaaggacccccttaATTCTAAACActaacaatcctcataaacactcgcccacttcttttgaacaatgctcattttatgtaTCCCTCCGAATCTATCCGTAGAAAacttcctaacctcaaggtatttttggttgagcaacccaaaaATACATAATCTataaaattacaacttttcgaaaACACAATGGAGCTCCTTgggattcttcacttctttgaattcaccaccttttttaTTTTTAGTATCTTCAACTCTTGAAGTTCTTTAGAATTTTAATCTTTTAATCTTCACTTTaactgctccaaaattcttacaacttttcttgtaattctctctttttttacatgtaactcacttttttttcactcgaTACCTACATGCTTAGgtaggggcgctcaacttcaacctttattcgTTAACGATATTAATTTTCTTAGATAAATTTCAAggacacgatgctaaacatattgcatccctaaaactaagcgaggttgtgtttttgtcccatgatttcactagaataaaggaggccacaaattcactagaacgtatatagtcTCAACTAAatatttgggtcttcatgcaatcatcaaacataatactagcatggaatcttaattgcttttaccaaaattttctaatttagcccTGGTAATTTGTatgcaaaatttcaaaattttaactaaaatatcaacttatgtaaccaaccccctaccccacacttaacttatgcaatgtccccattgcatatcatGTATGATACAGAAAATGACagaataaagagggaattggaacaaactcccctgggatagtagtggcgaggttgatATTTCTTCTTTTGAGCTCCTTTTGCAATTGACTTTAGACAGGGGAACAACtcttccatgccttgggtgtcaaatcttGTGTGGTACATCTCTAACTAAGCAGGAAGATAGTCTCAAAAATCTTTAGAAATTAATCTTAAAAGAATATGAGTAAATCCTGTATCAATTGTGGTCAAAACGTAAGCCTCGAGAATGGAAtattgagtgactcgtcgagtccatatgacaactccaagAGTAGTAATATTTCTAGCAGAAAAGTAGCAGAATTGCAaagggacttgtcgagtccatggtatgcactcggcgagtacaacACTGATTGGAAAAAAAATCTTCTGCTTTGAATCCGTTTCTGAGGTGTCTGGCAATGACAATTTAGTATTCCTCCATTTTTTCTTTAGTAAATAACACTCTTTAACCCTCTTTACTAACGGACTCGATCTTAAACTTAAAACTTCCACATCCTTATCTAGACCCAACCCTCACTTTAACATTTACATCGAGACTCTTGCATGCATCATAAGCTTTAATCTGGAAAGATAAACACAACCACAAGTGATAGATAATAATAAACAAACTCCTACTTAAACCTGGTACTAAAAAGTTCAAAACTCACAAAACAAATAAAAGATAGTTTTCAAACAACCAAATAAAAACAACAAAACAtcaatcttcatcatcttcttcatttcctccagCTCCGCTACTACCGGCTTGATTCCTTTTTTGATTCGCTCTCTCTTTCCAACTTCTAACATAGGGATATCCGGGCCCGAGACTTGGCGCAATATTCATTTgttcaaacaaataaataaatgattttgtgtGGTAATTCATACTCTGTCCAAGATCTTCCGGGTACCTTCTCATCTCCATGTTGTACCAGTCCATTGGTAGCTCCTCATCCACCAAAATGACCGGTGGGTCTTCTCGGACGTGATCCCGTCGTTGACTTATCCTCCTTCCCGGCTCCTAGGGTACCAACACCTCATTTGCATTTGGAATTCCAATATTCCCCCACTATAATCCTCAATGATTTGTTACCTCCTAAATAATGTGGTGCTAAAAGGAGGAGTAGGAATCATTGTCAACACCCTTGCCGCCTCTTGGTCCAAAATCCCATATGACCTAGCCAGCTTTGTAACAAACATGCCACCGTTGATTTTGGATGTAATCCTCTCCTTAACCGCCCCCTCCgctaagtatttttccatacaaTACGACAAATTTCAAAAAGCATCGGGGGTAATGATACTCCACATATAGAAGATATCAATAGTGGGGACCTTATCATCGTCCTTTTGCGTGTTAATGGTGCTTGCAATAAGATGATGGATCAAGCGATGGATGGGAGAACAGATGCTTCCCTCTTGAGCAGAAGAGGAATGTAAACCCGATTAGCAATTGTGTTCCACCAAGTAGATGCAACCACCTCTTTGGGCTTGTCCTTGTGGCAGTGTTCAAGGAATGACTCAAAATTTTCAGATATAACTGTATGTTGATCATAGATCCCTAGTCTCCAAGCAAGCTCCGCTATGCTGCATTGGTGCAACACCCCTCCAAGACAAAATGTGATAATTCCTGGGTTATAATAATCATTACCACCTCGGAAGGAGATGGTATTAAAGAATTCCCAGCATAGTTCTTGGTAGACGGGTTCTTGAATCTTGAACAAACGACTCCACCCATCACAGATTATTGTCACCCAAACATTCACAAACGACTCCATTGCTAGTCTGTCTCATTGGGAACATATATCTCCTTGCATTTTAGTGCTTCCAGCTTGTTTTTCGCAGGGGCGAGTGAGGATTTGGAAGTAATTTGTGGAAAGTCTAGCCATGGGATGTCCCCATAACCGCCTCCTCTTGAGCTCTTACCATGCCTAGACATATTTTCTGCAAACCAAAACCAAGAACACCACAAACAAAAcacagaaaaattaaaaatataaaatttctagGCATCTgcaacatggactcgccgagtccaagaacctactcggcgagcaGTATGAACTTCGCGAGTCCATTCCTGATTCGGACAAAATCAACCGTCAAATACGCAAATTAGTCCAGGGGGTTGTCTTGGTATGTCTATTAAGCATAAAATTGCAAGAAATTTTGTCTAAAACAACCTAATTCGACCTAAAAATCAGAACCCTAGGATTGGAGTAAACCCCAAAATCGGGTTTTTCACAGATTATGGCCATAAATCTACTGAAGATATGAACATTAACATGATTAAGTAGAAAAAATGTTACCTTTTCGTTGAAGTTGCAAGGAATAACAGAAAATGGAGATGAaagcttgagagagagagagatgctcGTCCAGCAGCTGGTGGCTGCGTTTGTAATTGTGTTTTACCAATTAGGGTGACAATGCTAATTTACAGAATGTAAAAATGATTTATTCTTTTTTTCGAATTAatatgtggactcgccgagtaggggtatCTACTCGTCGAGCAGATTCGCGAATCCGCGATTTTTCGGGATTTCtaaaatggactcgccgagtaggtatatagactcgacgagtttttttCAATATGTTTGATAAAAATTTAAGTTCTTTAATTTTATGCCACCAACCCCACACTTGAACATTGTTTGCCCTCAAGCAATCATTTTAAGCACAGAAGAAGTTTGATAAAAGCagattataaaaaaatgaaaataaaataaacaagaaaagaaagcaaactctaaactCAGGTTGCCTTCTGGatgcgcttctttttgaggagtcgtTAGTTGGACTCCTTCCCTCTTTACGTCTCTGCGTTTTCCTCCAAGTCCAGTCCTTCTTCAAGTCTTTCATCTTGTGACATTCCTTCTTCGTATTTCTTAACCCGATGCCCATTAACTTAAAAGCTTGACCCAGCTTTACTAATAAGGATAAACATGCTTTATTGAAAACAGCCTGGTCCAACGAGTGCGTAATTTTCCAGGAAAGAAATTAAGCCTTGAATTGTATAATATCACTTTTTGTCCTTCCTCAAACTCTTTACTACCCTTCAACCTTGCATCATGCCACTTTTTGGTCTTGTCTTTATAAATTAATGAATTAGTATAAGACTCATTCCTCAATTCTTCCAAGGCATTCATTTGCAAAAGTCGATTTGCATGCAACTCATGTGGCTCAAAATTGCATATTTTCAAGGCCCAATAGGCTTTGTGTTCAAGCTCCACGGGTAGACGACAATTTTTACCATACACTAGTCTATAATGTGTGGTTCCAATGGGTGTTTTGAATGCGGTTCTAAATTCCCAAAGTGCATCATCCAATTTTTCTGCCCAATCTTTTCTATTGTGCCCCACCGATTTCTCCAGTATTCTTTTTAGTGTCGTATTTGTAATTTCTGTCTGCCCATTTGATTTTGGATGGTAAGGTGTTGAAAATCTATGGCATACCCCGTACTTTTGCAACACTTTTGCTAGTTTATCATTAGCAAAGTGGGTTCCCTATCACTAATTAATGCTTTAggaactccaaatcttgagaaTAATTTTCTTAAAAATTTAACCACAACTCTTGCATCATTAGTTTGTAATGTTTGCGCTTCCGCCCACTTTGACACATAGTCCACTGCCACGAGTATGTATTTGTTGGCTTTGGATGAaggaaatggtcccatgaaatCTATAACCCACAAATAAAAAATTTCACAAACTTGAATATTCATTTGGGACATTTGATTCCTTGCCGATATATTACTCGTTCTTTGGCAAGTATCACATCCTTTCATGTATGTAGCAGCATCCTTGAAAATAATAGGCCAATAAAAACCAGTATCAAACACTTTTTAGGAAGTGTATTGTACCCCATGATGTCCTCCCACAGGTCCATTATGGCAGTGCTCTAATATGTCCCGACTTTCCTTGCCAAAAACACATCTTCTTATGATTCCATCCGCGCAACTCCTAAAAAGATAAGGCTCatcccaaaattaatattttatttcggAAAAGAGCTTCTTCTTTTGTTGATGGGTAAGGCCCTTTGGAAGGTAATTACTAGCCAAGTAATTTGCAATGTTTGCATACCACGGTTCCTCATCCATAATCACCATCAAGTATTTTTCCGGGAAGTTATCTTCAATACTCATATTGTCTATCTCATCCTTTTCTAGATTTTTGTAGCCTAGATAGATGGTCAACAGCTACATTCTCCATCCCCTTTTTTTCCTTGATCTCTATGTCAAATTCTTGTAATAGAAGCACCCATCGGATTAGTCTTAGCTTTGTATCCTGCTTGGCAAACAAGTACTTAATAGCAGAGTGGTTAGTGAAAACCGTGGTTTTAGATAAAATAAGATAAGGGCGGAATTTGTCAAAAGCATACACCATGGCTAGTAATTCTTATTCGGTAGTGGTATAGTTTTCTTGGGCCGGATTTAAAGTCTTGCTTGCATAATAAATGGTTCGAAAGTGCTTATCAATCCTTTGGTCAAGTATAGCTCCTAATGCAATGTCGCTTGCGTCACACATTATTTCAAAAGGCATGTTCCAATTCGAGGCAATAATGATCAGGGCATTAGttaatttatcttttaaaatttcaaaagcCGCTAGACACTCTTTAGAAAAATTAAAAGGTGCATCTTTTAAAAGTAATTGAtttagaggtctagttatttagaaaaatcttttataaaacgGCGGTAAGAACCCTTGTGACCTAAAAAACTCCTAATAcccttcacattagttggtggAGGCAATTTAGCAATTGTATCAATTGTTGCCCGATCCACCTCAATCCCAACCTTGGATACCTTGTAACCTAATACTATTCCCTATTTtaccataaagtgacatttctcccaatttagaactaaatcggtcttttcgcACCTAGCAAGCATCAAGTCAAGGTTAGCAAGACAGTCATCAAAGGAAGATCCAGAAACAGAAAAGTTGTCCATAAATACTTCCATAAACTTTTCCACCATGTCGTGGAATATTGTCGTCATGCATCTTTGAAAGGTCgcgggtgcattgcataacccaaaaggcatgcGGTGATAAGCAAAAATCCCACTCGGGTAAGTGAAAGTAGTCTTTTCTTGGTCAATTGGGTCTATCGGTATTTGGATGTAACGCGAAAATCCGTCCAAGAAACAGTAATAACTATGGCTAGATAATCTTTcaagcatttgatcaataaaaggtaggggaaaatggtctttacgaGTAGCATCGTTTAGCTTtagataatcgatgcacactcaCCAACCGGTTACTATTCGAGTTGGAATGAGCTCGTTCTTCTCGTTTGTTACTACTgtcatccctcctttcttgggcaccacttgAACGAACTAACCCATGGACTATTGAAAATAGAATAAATGATCCTTGCATCCAATAGTTTGATCACCTCCTTCTTGACCACTTCTTGGATGTTCGGGTTCAACCGCCTTTGATGTTGCACTACAGGCTTTGCTCCTTCTTCCAGGTTGATCTTGTAAGAGAAATAAGAAGGGCTTATTCCTTTTATGTCGGTTATATTCCTTGAAATGGCATGCTTCCTTGTCTTTAAGACATGAAGTAAGTCTTCTTTTTCAGATTTGGAGAGGTCAGAAGATATAATAACAGGTTTTTGATCATCATCCTCAAGAAATGCGTACTCCAAATGATCTGGTAAGGTTTTAAGGTCTAATTTCGTATTTTGTACACTGAACACATCAAGTTCAGgtacgtgactcgtcgagtccattccaAAATCCCCGTGTGATCGTGATTTCtcgagtggactcgtcgagtcagtgtaTCTGAATCAGCGAGTCGAGTCTTCTACATCTCTGAGTATTTCATCATATTCAGCTTCTTCAAGTAGTCTCTCTATTTCCCTTATGCCCCTTTCAGCATCAAAATCGTCTGTGAAGGCAGTGGAAAAATTGTTTGACTTGTCTTCCTTCCATTCTTCCATTAATTCTTCCAACATATCTACCGAAAATGTCGTGTCATCACTAACCCTTGCGTGCTTCATGGCTTGATCAACTCCAATTGTAACTGATTCGTCCCCCACCTGAAGGGTAAGCTCAGAATCTCGCATGTCTACTATAGCACTCACGGTATTAAGGAAAGGTCTTCCAAGTATGATTGGGACTTGAGGATCCGCTTCCATATCTAAAACAATGAAGTCCACGGAGAACACAAATTTATCTACTTTTACCAATAGGTCCTCGCATAACCCCCTTGGAAAAGTCACCGTTTTACTAGCTAAGTGAATTGCCATTTGAATTGGCCTTGGCTCCGAAAGGTCGAGTTTATTAAAAAATGAATATGGCATGAGATTTACACTTTCCCGTGAGTCAGCCAATGTATGTATAGTTGCTAAATTTCCGAACTGACAGGGCAAGGTCAAACTACCCTGGTCACCTTTCTTCTTAGGCAGTTTGTTCAAAATGACAGCTGAACATTTCTCATTTAGGACCACTTCCTTCACCTCTTCCATCTTTTTTCTATTAGTTAGAAGTTCCTTGAGGAATTTTGCATATTTAGGCATTTGTGCAACCATCTTTATGAATGGCATATTAATTTGAAGGACCTTTATGTGTTCCAGAAACTTTTGGTAGCCAACATCATTCTTTTCTTCTCTGGCTCGAGCTGGAAATGGCGGTAGAGGCTGGTATGGCTTCACATGAGGCTTGTTTTTCTGTTCAGGTggggaactcatcgagtccgtaACCTCGACTCCGCGAGTCGGGTCGGGAAATTTCGATTCTTCAGTTTCGGCTTCTTCCTCTTGCACCAACTTAGAGTCTTCTTTTTGAATAGGGGCCAGAGGAGTTATAATCTTCCCACTCCTAGTTGTTACGATATTTATATGTGCGCCTTTTGGGTTACTTTAGGTATTACTAGGAAGTCTACCCGGTCGTCTCTCGTTCACTTGTTGTGCAAGTTGGCCCAGCTGCTTTTCTATGTTGAGAATGGATGCTTGTTGATTCCTAAGTCGAGCTTGTTGTCCCTTCTTCATATGTTTGTGTTCTCTCAACATGTTATGTTGATCTTTTATTGCAACATCCGTATCATTATGTCTTTTCTCGGATGCGGCTACGAATCTTGTAAGCATGTCTTCCAAATCTGATTTCTTCTCCAGCACCGGTTCCTCCTTTTGATAAAAGCCTCTTTCTTTTTTCTTATACTTTTCCTCCCTTGCTTTCTTGTACTCATCATATGGTAGCCATTCTTTCTTGGGTTTTCGCCAATTGTCATCATACCGATTACCACTTGAATAACACACTTGTACTTTCCGATTCCCGTTCTCGTCAAGGTCACAATTTTTAGTAAGGTGAGGCCCTTTACAGCTTTCACATCGCAATCTAATGGCATGGATGGATTGGTCCATCTTAGTCATTCTTCGGTCCATGCTTTCCAATTTTTCCATCATTGCTGCCATGTCATCAGTAATAGTGTTCTCCGCCCCTCGAGTTAAGTCATTCCTTGGGTTATGATATTCTCTAtagtgtttagagaattcttcaattagttcTTTTATCACCGGGGGTGGCTTCTTTGTGAGAGGTCGCTGTGAATGAAGGAGCTGCCTAGTTgttacattgactccatcatagaaaatggagacttcttgttgacTGTTTAGATCATGATGTGGGCAGTTCCATAGTAGGCCCTTGTATCTCTCCCACGCCTCATAAAGtgactctccagcttgttgttcaaaaTTGGTTATGGctttcttcaacttggctatcttTGAGGGTGGGAAAATTTTGTCTATAAATTATTCTTTCAATTTAGCCCAACTAGTGATGGACCCTAGAGGGAGTGATTTCAGCCAATCTTTCGCGGTCCCCTTAAATGTGACCGGTAGCATATGAAGTAAAATAGTGTCATGAGGTATATTAGGAACATTGAAGTAGTCGGCTACATCGTTGACCTCGTCTAGATTCTTGTATGCGTCTTCATGATCCTTCCCGAAGAATAGGATTTCCTTAAGTTGAGCAAGTATGTGGCCTTTAAGATCAAAGGTGGCAGTTgcaggaattgcgggttgcacgaGTCCTAGGCCGATATCATCACGTATTCTTTTCTTCCATTCGCCCATGGGAACTTCATCTATATTAGCCATGGCGGTTGCGGGTTCGCCTTCTAAGTCGCTTTCTTCTTCGGATTCGGAATCATATTCATACTCGTATTCAGTGTCTTTTGGCAATGGGTTTTCTTCAAAACTCTCAAGCTTGCTTTCTTCGCTCTTTTGACTGCTGGACTCACCTACtttctttattttcttctttCCAAAGACTGATTTAAGGTCCTTGAAAGGAGATTTCTTTGGTGGGTTAGTGTCTTCAACGGCCTTGTCTTTGTTCTTCCTAAGAGTGGATTCGGAGTCTTCAAATGGAGGAACCAGAGGTGTGTTGGATCCTCGGGTCATGTAAATTCTgaaatctaaacaaaaaaaatgtgtaaaaagaacaaaaaaagaaatataaatgaaactAAAACTCagttgtggactcgccgagtagcttcgaTTGCACTCTGCGAGTTCAAGGCTAAAACAgaaaaaattttaacaaaaattcTAGAAACAGAAAAATTTAGAACATAACCTAATAACTAAATTACTAAAGCAGAAACATTATGCAAGATCGATAACACTATAAAATAGAATTAACTATTGAGTCGTTTCctagcaacggcgccaaaaacttgatgtgtgtgaaaccaaCGAGTTTTATCCtacgttttttttaatataaattagacacacaaaaggcagtgtgcCTGTTAATTAGTGGTATAGTTTAAGCAAGCAGGGTATCTAAGACTAACTACTAGGATTATCTataaaaacaagtaataaaaggcgggctttctctagttttgcaagactagaaacttaaatactcAACTAACACTTAAAGAATACAATTAATTGCTAAGCAAATAAAATTCAACTAAATTCATTGATAAAGAGGACTTCAATTTAGGTTTAAATTATTTGATCCTATTGTTGATTTTATGGTCAATGCAatggattaatttttttttggctaccgattaagctgattaggttcacgttcgctattactatTCCTTAGAAAACACATtaattcaagcagtggccagttgcctaaattaatgaatttcctagtttattggttcgggttaagtaagacttgtaatggttaattaaattggtcgttcaattaacctctttttgATGGTTCGTCACACAAGCTCATACATTAATTTatctattttctagttaaccctagtttcacattcgctattcCTAAGCATATAACAATGTTCTCACATAAATCATACAAAATTAGCAATTAAGatatgttcatgcaacttaatatgCTGGATAATTAACTGAAAATATTTGtaattaacacataaggttctttaacaagcttaacaaaacaatatcaccaaattaaattaatcctaaccataaaatcaatccatattcacaaaatcatctaccctaaacagaagaCAAGGGTTTTAGTTCATAATTACAGTAAAAACAAACTCAAAGACAAAATTCATTGGTTTAAATATGGTtcaatctaaagttaaagtaagAATATACTTGAATTGCCTTTAATCTACCCAAAATCAAATGCTTAGACTTGGTCTTCGAGTTCCTAGGGCTCCACCAGTAAATTTAATCGCAGCTTAACCTCCCAGGTTTTCCCAGAGAGCCTCAATTCGGGAATTTGACTTCTATTTATAGATTTCAGAAAAcaaggtctactcgtcgagtagataactaactcaccgagtccgcATTGTGGAATCCGTATACGGCAAGGACTTTGTGTTTTGCTTCACGAACATTTGTGGGTACTCGCCGAATAGTcgttcagactcgccgagtccttcgggGTTTGgctctttttcttctttcttcagtTCCGGAGCTTCTTATCgcatctcctgcttccttttgcttccgagcatatcttttggactgaaattacaatttacacacaattaagtaccttttgtccataaattgcaataaattagccaataaataataaaaatatatactaaatatatagctaaatatgcacatatcagggccaaaaccctgggtcttacagacaagtgccagcagccacctcctagtcttccATACAAGCATCACAGAGAAAACTAGAATACAATGTACAACTAACTATCTACTTCACTGCCAAAGTTTGAACCTTGGTCTTGCATACTGATTTTCCAGGAGTCGccgctaggtatttcatataaaTGCTAAGGGCCAATACCTGTTCttcgcataatacataaggaagTGAtgcaacattggtgccttcgaccaatAGTACAATATGGAGACTCACCTTAGACAGCTAAAACCCACAAATAAAAATATGAATGCAGATCCACTACAAGCCACTCAAATTCTAGGATGATAACCTAAATATCGCCTAAGTATCTAAATTGGGCCAAACCCCTTTCATGGTCCTTTCCCCAAGAAGTCTAGCAAAATCTCAACAGCCCAACCCATGAACTCCGATGGCCTAAAATAGCCCAAGAAAACCAAGCCCactcaaacccaaaaccaaaACCTAAACAAAAGAAACGTATCATATTGAGTACGTGGGGGGTACTCAGCCTGTACGCTTAGTGTAGTTCATGAAAGGCTTTTGTGCGTAGCGTACAAACTAAAAGGTCTAGTacgctcaagagtcatattaagtGATATTTCTAAATAACACATGATACTAataggtcacactaacaacaacttgatacaattgattacttattataaattgattttaataaatatttaataaaactcttttaattaaattgggaattatttatttctagaaaataattcattttcatTAGCAATTAATGTAATATATCATATagtatgatttattaagtcatgtacaacattttggaccAAAAGGATTTTTATCTTTTACCAAAATGTTAAGGTTGAGTTTGTAAATTTTACAATGTTTGACTTCATTTTATTCAAAAAAACGTGTCCTTGCCTACAAGCATGCTAGTGATTGGTCTTTCATTATTTAAAGGAAAAGAAAACATGCTTTAGAAGTTTGCATGGACACTATCAAGACATGGAGACAAGTTTGTCTAAAGTTGAAGGACCGAATGGTTATTACCTTcaatttttgtatatatatatatatatatatatatatatatatatatatatatatatatatatatatatatatatatatagggcttgcATTTAGCTTCTTTTCTCATGACACACTCCATGAAGAAGTGGCCGAAACTTCTTCTCTCCCTCTCATTCTCTCTTAATTTGTTAAGAACACTTGAAGTTACTTGCATCTTTAAGGATTCTTTAACTTCATATAGGTTATGAACTTaaaacttaagggtttaagagttttggactaacatctacatcaagttgagtcattgttcgtgtcacaccccgaccgtcggcggaaacaccgggcggtGTAAGGTCATTTCtcatatcatagttatcaacttctaAAAAatacatgcattttaaaatacatcaacataaagttagtgagttcacaggttttgactctgAGTAAATATAGTACTTTTTCCCAAGTTGTAAAAGTATATAATATAGTTTGAAGATATCATTTTGACTCATACTTGTTTCTAACATATAGTATATATTtcctaggtataatggtttacttaccaaataagtagtaTCCTTATAAGTCTCATATATTATGCATATaggtgtttgtaattccataaaaATAGaggttgctacgtataaatcttatttcaattctatacaagTAAAAactgctacgtataaatctatttcaattctatacgagtaaaaccgctacgtataaatctatttcaattctatacgagtatgtgtgttaggtataattatctacttaatacACAAGTAGTATACCTACCAGTTTCTTACACCTAGAGTATAAGTGTTTGGAAAACTTATAGATAACATCAATACTTGTAtaacgacaaagtataatgcttctaacaatttgctaccatgagtctgtaacTGCGGCTATATAACTAGTTTCAAACCTCTGCTTCATGCTACAAGTTTCGCATCTTACGATAAGTTCAACATGCTTCATCAACGTCGgaacaataaacaaataaaaggaCCGTTCGTCACTCGCTTAAGTTTGGTTGAAGCCAGaaaccacgagtggggttgtcaacccgtatcttattcatacatGACTT
The genomic region above belongs to Lactuca sativa cultivar Salinas chromosome 4, Lsat_Salinas_v11, whole genome shotgun sequence and contains:
- the LOC111919590 gene encoding uncharacterized protein LOC111919590; amino-acid sequence: MSSPPEQKNKPHVKPYQPLPPFPARAREEKNDVGYQKFLEHIKVLQINMPFIKMVAQMPKYAKFLKELLTNRKKMEEVKEVVLNEKCSAVILNKLPKKKGDQGSLTLPCQFGNLATIHTLADSRESVNLMPYSFFNKLDLSEPRPIQMAIHLASKTVTFPRGLCEDLLVKVDKFVFSVDFIVLDMEADPQVPIILGRPFLNTVSAIVDMRDSELTLQVGDESVTIGVDQAMKHARVSDDTTFSVDMLEELMEEWKEDKSNNFSTAFTDDFDAERGIREIERLLEEAEYDEILRDVEDSTR